TCAGTATCAAGCTGCATTTAAACGAGCGAGTGAAATTAAAAGTCTAATTAATAGCGGCCATGTCTCTGGAAGCCAATACCAAGATCAATATGAAAACTTGCTCGTTCATAAGTTAAGCATGCAAGAAATTGAAGCGATGCTTATAAAACAAAATAACTTATTGAATGATGCAAAGATCCAAGTATCTCAGCTTCCTTTTCTTCTTACCTCTAAACTTGCAGATTTAAAACAATCTATCTCTACAATTAAGCAAAAATACATTGATTTAGATGCTAAGCGAAGTTACACCATATTGGCCCCGACTGCTGGACGTGTTACTGCATTGCAAAAGGAAATCGGTAGGGTACTGTCACCCCAAAAAATGTTGATGGCTATTTTACCGGAAAAAGCGATATTCGAAGCTGACTTATTCGTTCCTACACACTCAATTGGTTTTATCAGAAGTGATCAAAAAGTGAACCTACGCTATAAAGCTTTTCCTTATCAACGGTTTGGTATCTATAGCGGAAAAATTTCCAAAATCACAAATATTATCTTGTCGCCAAATGAAATCAACGGTCCCATGAGTATTCATGAGCCCGTCTATCGCGTCACTGTAAAGTTAGATAGTCAAAGCGTTAATGCGTATGGTAATCAGCTTAAGTTGCAATCTGGAATGCTGCTCGATGCGGATATCATACTGGATGAGCTATCAGTGGTTGACTGGTTGCTTGATCCACTGTTCAGAGTGACAGGTAGATCCTAATGGAAAATCCTATTAGCTATCTGAAAATTGGAAAATTTAATTCAACACCGGTTATTTTTCAATCTGAAGTTGCCGAATGCGGACTCGCATGTCTTGCAATGGTAGCCTCTTTTCATGGTCACCAAATCGATCTAAATACCCTACGAAGAGATTATCCAACCTCTCTCAAGGGTGTTGATCTTAATAGTTTAATGAGTGTCGCCAATAACCTAAATTTTTCGTCAAGAGCATTAAAATTACCTATTGAAAAGCTAAGCCAAATACAAACACCATGCATCCTGCATTGGGACTTAAATCATTTTGTTGTTCTTACAAAAGTGACTAACTCAAAAGTTACCATAATTAATCCAGCAATCGGTAAACAAGTCCTGTCGTTTGAAGAGGTTTCGAATCATTTCACTGGTGTTGCCTTGGAGTTAACACCAAATCTCCGATTTGAAAAGAAACATGAACAGCTCACTATGAAGTTGTCAGATCTGTGGGGCAAGACAAGAGGGATGAAGCGGGTTTTTAGTCAAATCTTGATTTTGTCATTGTTACTACAAGTTTTTACCCTTTTTGCACCTTTCTATATGCAAATGGTGGTCGACAATGTAATTGTTGGGAACGATAAAGATCTTTTAAATCTTTTAGTTATTGGTTTTGGTTTACTTGCAGTCGTTTGCGCGGGGACGGAGCTGTTGCGCTCATACATCATTATGTATTTGGGTAATCAACTCAACATGCAAATTTCATCCAATCTTTTTAGACATTTACTAAATTTACCTGCCGATTTTTTAGAAAAACGACATGTAGGAGATGTTGTATCTCGATTTCAGTCGATAAAAGAGATAAAGAAACTACTAACAACTGGAGCAATTGAAGTTATTGTCGATGGGCTAATGGTGTTTGGAACACTGATTTTGATGTATATTTACAGTCCACTTTTAGCTTCATTAATTCTTGGTATTATTATAATTTACGCGACCATAAAAATGGTGCTATTTCCTAGGTTAAGAGCCTATACAGAAGAGGCTATCATCAGCAGCTCTAAAGAACAGAGTCATTTTTTAGAGACAATTCGAGCGTTTCAATGTGTTAAGTCGTTTGTACGTGAATCACACAGCCATAGGTTATGGTGTAATCGTTATGCATCGGCTATTAATGCCGAAATGAAAGTTAATCGATTTAGGTTTACCAATGATGCGTGTCGCAAATTGGTCTTCACCTTAGGCACTATTATTGTGATCTATTACGCAGCACAACTAATTCTAGAGAGTCTTTTCTCTGTTGGGATGCTATTTGCTTTCTTGGCCTATCAGCTTCAGTTTACAACTAAGGCTTCGGATCTTTTAGATAAAATTGTCGAATATAGGATGCTTGGATTGCATTTGAGTCGGGTCGCAGACATCGTCATGTCCCCTGTAGAAGAAGTCGGGATAAAATGTGATTCACGTGTTCCCATCAAAGGACAGATCGAGCTGAGCGGTCTTAGTTTTCAATACTCAGAAGCTGATCCGTTACTTTTAGATAATCTGTGCTACGCATTTGAAGCCGGAAAAACCACAGCGATTATCGGAGCATCAGGTTGTGGAAAGACAACTTTGATTAAGATATTACTTGGCCTAAAGAATCCAACCAAAGGGCATGTACTTATTGATGGAGTTGATATTCAGAATTTCGGCCTTGCTAATTATAGACAACAAGTTAGCTCAGTCATGCAAGATGACCAGCTTCTAACCGGATCTCTAATAGAGAATATCTGTTTTTTTTCGCCTAATTATGACATGCGACTAATCAAGGAGTGCGCTAATATTGCGCAAATTCATGATGATATTATGGCAATGCCGATGGGTTACAACTCACTGGTAGGCAATATGGGAACCATACTTTCTGGGGGGCAAAAGCAACGAATTCTGCTTGCTAGGGCGTTATATGCTAAGCCGAAGGTACTTTTCCTTGACGAAGCGACAAGTGCGCTAGATTGTAAGTTAGAGTCTAGTGTTACTAAAGCGATTAAACGACTTAATATTACGCGGATCATCATCGCGCACCGACAAGAAACGATCACAGCAGCTGATAGGATCGTTAGGTTGAATACAGGACAATTAGTTTCAACTTTGTGATCCACAAGTATTCCTACATTGCACATTGGTCCGGATGAATAATCGCTTAGCTAAGATTAGACTGCTCATCTGCGTCTGGAGATTTTAAGAGTCAATCTTGCAATCATTTAGGCTTGGTATCAGAACGGTTGGGTTAAAAAACAACCAGCCTGATACATACTTGTACTCAAAAGCCTATTTCAATAGATTAAAACGTGCAAACGCGAAAACTAGTGTGGTATTTTATTTGAATTAAGGCCGCAAGTTATCGGAGCCGATTTTGATAAAAATTTTGTTAGTGGATGATCATGAATTAGTTAGAAAAGGCATCAGCCGAATTCTACAAGATATATCTGACTTTAAAGTGGTGGGTGAAGTAAATAGTGGCGAAGAGGCGATTAAGTTTTGTCGCAACGATCCGCCTAATATAGTATTGATGGACATGAATATGCCGGGCATCGGCGGTTTAGAAGCCACTAAACAAATTATTCATTACGCCCAAGAATCCAAAGTTATCGTTTTATCGGTACATACCGAAAATCCTATTCCAGCCCGGGTGATGCAAATGGGTGCTTATGGTTATTTAACCAAGGGAACTGATCCTCATGAGATGATCATTGCAATCCGTAAGGTTGCCGCTGGTCAGCGTTATATCGCCCCAGACATTGCCCAACAAATCGCAATCGGGCAGCTAAATTTAGAAGATTGCAGTCCTTTTGAACAACTTTCTAAACGAGAGCTTGAAATCACTATTATGTTGACTAGAGGGGCTAGGGTACCTGACATTGCCAATAAACTGAATATTAGCGCTAAGACTGTGAATACCTATAGGTACCGCATGTTTGAAAAATTAAATGTAGGTTCTGATGTAGAGCTAACTCATTTAGCATTGCGCCATAATTTAATTGATAGCAATCAACTTTAACGACTTGGCGTAATGTAGTTGTTCTGATGGATAATACTGACCCATTTGATTCTGAAAATTTTTTAAAAAATTTAACACCTAAGCCGGGCGTATACCGGATGTACAATAGCAACCAAGATGTAATCTATGTTGGTAAAGCTAAAAATTTAAAAAAACGTGTTAGTAGTTATTTCCGCAAAAATCTCGACAGTATAAAAACTCGCGCACTGGTCAAACAGATAGCTAACATTGAAGTCACTGTGGTCAATAGTGAGACTGAAGCCTTTATACTTGAAAACAATTTCATCAAAAAATATAAACCTCGTTACAATGTTTTATTAAGAGATGACAAATCTTATCCTTTTATTTTTCTGTCTGAGCATCAACACCCCAGACTAGCATTGCATCGCGGGACGAAAAAACTCAAAGGGGATTACTTTGGGCCCTATCCAAGCGCCTGGGCTGTCCGTGAAAGCCTGCGGACCATGCAAAAGCTATTTCCTATCCGTCAATGTGAAGACAGTTACTACCGAGCCAGAAGCCGACCGTGTCTGCAATTCCAGCTAAAACGATGCGCAGGGCCTTGTGTTGAAGGCTTGGTTAGCGATGAAGAATATAACGAACAAATACGCTTAGCTAAATTATTTCTGCGCGGCAAAAATAGCCAAGTGATTGAATCTTTAGTAAGTAAGATGGAACACGCCAGTGAACAGTTGCGCTTTGAGGCTGCTGGACGTTATCGTGACCAAATCAGCGCTTTGAGTAAAGTACAAGAGCAGCAGTGGGTCAGTGGCAATCAGGAAGAAATGGACGTATTTGGCTTTGTCTATCGCAATGGTATAGCCAGTATCCAAGGGATGTTTATCCGCGATAACAAACTATTAGGCAGTAAAAGTTTCTTTCCAAAAGTGCCCGCACAAGCCGGAACCGACGAAATACTGCAATCTTTCGTTTTACAGTTTTATTTAGCTGGCAATAAAACCATTCCGAAACAAATTGTTTTGCCGAGCAAGTTGCAAGAGCAAGAGGCCATCGAACAACTCCTAAGCCAAGAGGCTGGGCGGAAAATTCAATTTTTCAGTGGCGCTAGAGAAGAAAAAAAACGTTATTTACACTTGGCAAATACCAATGCCGAAAATGCATTGGAAGCAAAACAAAACCAACAAAAATCTGTTTTCGCCCGTTACGTAGAGCTAGAAAAAATATTAGATTCAGAGCAACCCATACAACGTATGGAGTGTTTCGACATCAGTCATACTTCAGGGCAACAAACCGTTGCGTCTTGTGTGGTGTTTAATCGCGACGGCCCCTATAAAACCGATTATAGGCGTTATAATATTGAAGGCATTACGCCAGGTGATGATTACGCGGCAATGGCGCAGGCGTTAGAACGCCGTTACAAAGCCAGCAGTGATGAATCAAAAATCCCTGATATTTTATTTATCGATGGTGGTAAAGGTCAGTTAGCTCAAGCAGAAAATCATTTCGATAATTGGAAATTAAATAAAAAGCCCTTACTAATTGGGGTAGCCAAAGGCACCAGCCGTCGACCTGGTCTTGAAACCCTCATACTTGGTGGGAATCATGATACTATACCTATGTCTGCAGATTCTCCGGCGCTGCACCTAATTCAGCATATTCGCGATGAGGCTCACCGCTTTGCCATTGCAGGCCACAGGCAACGCAGACAAAAAGAAAAACGCACTTCAAAACTCGAATCCGTACCTGGAGTAGGGGCTAAACGTCGTCAAAGCCTACTCAAATATATGGGAGGCATGCAGGGAGTTTTGCAGGCAAGTCGTGATGAGTTAGCCAAAGTACCTGGTATTAGCCAAGACATGGCTGACACTATATATGAGCATATTCATGGGTAATGAGTACCCCGTAACTAAAACACTAATCATAAAGGCAACTAAGAAGTATGTGGACGATTCCAAACATTATTACCATGCTACGGGTAGTATTAATTCCAGTTTTTGTGGTGGTTTATTTCCTCGATTGGGAATGGGCAAGACAGGCTGGAGCTTTTATTTTTTGGTTGGCGGCTATCACCGACTGGTTTGACGGGTATTTAGCCAGAAAACTGGAACAAACAACCGAATTTGGTGCCTTCCTCGACCCAGTAGCGGATAAACTGATCGTTGCCGCAGCATTGCTGATGATTACCCACAGTTACGATACAGTTTGGATTACCATTCCAGCAATACTACTGATGTCTCGGGAAATTTACGTTTCGGCACTGCGTGAGTGGATGGGGCAAAAAGGTAAAAGTGACATAGTGTCAGTTTCGTTTATCGGCAAAGCCAAGACGATGGCACAGATGTTGGCGCTGATTGGCTTATTGTCTGAATTAGAATATTTTATGGGTTTTCCTATTTACTGGGTCAGCCTTGGTTATATTTTATTGTATTTTGCCGCCTTCTTATCTGCTTGGTCTATGGTGACTTACACCAAAGCGGCCTGGCAAAATCTGTCGAATGGCAATTAAGGTGATTGCAAATTGTGCTGCATTGCTGGAAATTAAAGCGTTTAAGTCAAAATTCCAGCAAACGCACAAAAAACCTCACTTTTGTTGTTGACAGATATGACTTTGACGGTAGAATGCTGCCTCACATTTCGGGAACAACGAAGTGTGAAGAAAAAGCACTAGCTTTAGTATTTAAATGCGGGAATAGCTCAGTTGGTAGAGCACGACCTTGCCAAGGTCGGGGTCGCGAGTTCGAGTCTCGTTTCCCGCTCCAAATACTTTTTAAACGCCTAGGCGTTTAAATGGAGAAGCCAAGAACACTTGGTTAAGTTAGCAACGCTAATCACTCTCCACATTTAGGCGGAATGGCAGAATGGCTATGCAGCGGATTGCAAATCCGTGGATCTCGGTTCGACTCCGGGTTCCGCCTCCACCTCGCGCGAAAGCGCAACCCGATGCCCGGGTGGTGAAATTGGTAGACACAAGGGATTTAAAATCCCTCGTTCGTAAGGACGTGCCGGTTCAAGTCCGGCCCCGGGCACCATTTTATTTAAAATCTCAACTGAGATTTAATCAAGTTTATATTAATCTTAGAACCAACAATATAGACATCAATCTCTGAACAGTCCAATTCCTGATAATCCACCTAAACCAAGAAAGAAACCAAAATCATACCAGCCGCCATCATTGTATATAGCGTAAATTGCCACCTCATCCATAAACAACGAACATAGCCAAGATATTGGGAAAATGCAGCCATGCCATAGGCCATGTAAAAAACCCACTTTTTCCATAGTCGCAGCCTGTACAAAACTAACAGAATCAGCACAACCGGTTATAAGAGTCACGGCAGTCATAACCACTAATAGTTTAAATTTCATTGTATAAATCCCACCTGTTTAAATGAGTGTCTGCTTTTTACTGCTTTCTATAGGTTATACCAGTAGGGGGGAAATTGTTATTAGATTTGCTGAAGGGGGCAATTGAACCATTTGGATAAAACGATACAATGCTATCTATTAAAGCTTACCCCATCTGCTAGGATAGATGCTAGGTATGTAATGAGCAAAACAGGAACTCACTATGCAACCAGATTTTTGGCACCGTCGTTGGGAAAAGAATGAGATAGGCTTCCATTTGAACGAAGCTAATCCGTTATTAGTTAAGTACTATCAACAATTTGGGCTTGACCAACACAAACGTATTTTCCTACCTTTATGTGGAAAAACCAACGATATAGCCTGGCTTTTGTCACACGAATACAAAGTTGTAGGTTGTGAATTAAATGAGTCTGCCATTCAGCAACTTTTTACAAACTTGGGGGTTACGCCTGAAATTTCCAGTGGCAAAAACCATAAGCATTATCATGCCGACGATATCGATATATATGTGTGTGACTTTTTCGAATTGAGCGCTGAAATTATCGGGCCTGTAGATGGGATTTATGATCGGGCGGCTTTAGTAGCCTTACCAGAAGCAATGCGTGTTCGCTATACCAAACATTTAATTGAGGTTACAGCAAACGCAGCGCAATTCTTGTTGTGCTTTGTCTATGATCAAGATTTAGCTGCTGGGCCACCTTTCTCGGTTAACAGCGATGAAGTTAAGCGCCACTATAGTCAATACTATGATATCGAACTAGTTGGCGTAGCTTCTGTTAAAGGTGGTTTGAAAGGTGTCTGTCCGGCTGACGAGAATGTATGGGTTTTACATGCAAACCGTTAAGCCTCTGTAGTGATACAACACTTAATAAAAAGCCAGTGGCATGTGCCACTGGCTTTTTATATTGATTGCAATGCCGTACTTAAGACTAACGCTTACAACGTTGTTACCTACTAGGGAAAACTAATAGTAACGTTATCTAACAATACCTCTTGTGCGTCTACTCCACTAAATTCACCATTAATCTGCAAGCATACACGCTCTATTATGGCTATATCTCCATTAGCATTGTCTTGGGCAGAGAAAGTAAACACATTGGCACCTGAGGATAAGGTTTCTAAGCCACCATAAATTCGAGTATAGTTTGGTGCACCGGTTTGTATATAGCCCTGCACCGTCATACCGCTATCAGCTAGTTGCTGACTAACTGAAAGCGTATATTGCACAGTGCTATTGGTAAAGTCAGTCGCGCTGATTTCCTTTATGTAATTATGACCATTGCTAACGCCATTAGGCAGCATTACAGCGGCTTCATTATCTGGATCATGGCCTACTGTGGCATCTGTACCATAATCTCCCCGCCAGCCCTCTGCGCTGCTCACAAAGTCATACTCAACTATATTACTTGGAGGTACAGTAACGGGTATGGTGATCCTGACACGTTCTAGAAGCACGTTATCAAGCTCTCCTTCAGTGGGTACACCGTTCAATTGGAAGGCGATCCGTTCGATTATTTGCAAATCTGATGCATCATTATCCACCGGATTAAATACAATAGTATTGGTTCCGGCTACGGGTGTTTCAACAGCGGCATAAATACGCGAGTAGTTAGGAGCGCCTGTTTGCACATACGCTTGAACAGTTAAGCCACCATCAACCTGAGCTTGAGTAACGTTAAATTGATATTCGAGGGTGGCATTGGTTAAGTCAGTGGCACTAATTTCCTTAATATAATTTTGTGAGCTCACGCTCCAGTCAGGGATCAGGATTACTGCTAAATTAGCACCATCATAGCCCACCGTTGAAGGGGTTCCGTAATCGCCTCGCCAACCCTCAACATCGTTATAAAAATTGTATTCAATCACTATGGGTTCAAGTTCATCACCTGGAACTAATATCTGTAAATTCAGTAAAGTACTCGTGTATTGCCCTGCTTTAACCTGGATATATAGATTATGTAAAGCCGGATTCAAACTTCCGGTTACTGTGATCTGTCCACTGTATTGGTCAATCGCAAACAACGAATCACCGCTTCCTCCTAAGATTGACCAACTGATTTGCTCATTTGGAGCATGAGGATTGCCGTCGTACGCTATAGAAGACAAAGTTGCAACAGAAGTTCCGACTGCTGTACCTGGTTCAACTTCTAATAATCCAGGGTTAATAATTTGCGGAAGTAGTCCTCGGACATAACCTCGCAACCAAACTAGTGCGGGTTTTTCAGCGCCATTTTCTTGGGCTAAAATAGCTCCTTGATTTTCCCGCCAGTGTCCAGGCAAATAGCCCCAAAGGGTAATTCCCTTAACAGCAGGATGTTCCCAAAATAGCGGGAAAATACGCTGATAATCCAATAATTGAATTAGATCTGTTGCACCATCAATGTCTAATTCAGTGACATACAGATCTAAGCCTGTCTGGGCAGCTAAGCGGTCAAGGTTGTCTTGCATGGCCTGATTTGGACCCGTGGTTGAAAATGCATGGCCTTGAAATCCAACGTCATCGATTAGATTGCGTTGTTGAAGCAAGTCTACCAGCTCGATCATTTTGTCAGTGCGAGTAGCCGTGTTAATTACACTATATTCGTTTATCATCAGCCGAGTACTCGCTGGGAAGATACGCCGTGCCATTTGAAATGAGTTAATTATCCAATCATATTCTGCTGCCTTTAATATAGCGTCTGCATTACTCAAGCCTTGCTGCTCAAAATAACTGATCAGCTCAGTAGTGGTGGCAGGTTGGTAAAGTCTTAATGCATCGATATAACCGGGCCCATTATTTTCACTATCTGGTGGATCATTATCAAATTCATTTACCACCTCAATGAAATCTATTGCAGCATAGCGCTGGTTAATGGCGTTCATCCACTCAAGTATCTCTTCTAGTTGTTCTTGAACGGGAAGGTCGGTTATCCATGCGGGTTGTTGGTTGCCCCAGATCAACACGTGATGCTTATACAAGTAGCCATTGTTTTTAGCTAAATTGTAAGCCTCATCAAGCTCTGTCCAATTGAAGCTATCTCTAACGGGCTCAGCGGAGCCCCATTTTCCAGCGTTTTCAGGTGTCACCTGGTTAAAGTAAGCTTCAAAATTAGGCCGCTGACGACCGCAACACACACCACCAACGAACTTATCTTGGCCGTCCGCCATTGGGGGACCTTCAGGCACAAAAGGAGGAGGAGGGGGTATAACTTGGCCAGGCAGACCATTTTCCAACTCTTCAATGGTAAACAACACGCCTTGTGGCGCAAAGGCAAACTTATCTATATCTAGACCATCTTCTCGACCGCCAAAACGAAATGTTTGTAGCAATTCATTGTCAGGAACCGTATAGATTGGATCACTTAATCGCATCCACTTCCACACCTCGGTGGCGGATGACCCGCCACCTACCACATTTACGCCTGGTTCATAACCCACTTCACCAGGAACGATAAAGCCAGAGATGCTATTTACCGATACCCAACCATTATTTGCACCTAAGGCATCAGGGGCATAAAAGCTATCATCATTTGCTCCATTAGGGCCTACGCGGACTCTGGCATACATTTCATAGCTACCCGCTTGCGGAAAGGTCACATTTAGCTCGATCACTCTGGAATCATCACTTGGAGCATTAGTATCAGTTTCCGATATGGTGACGTAACTAGGATCTCCTTCTATAACGTTAAAAGCGCCACCAAGCATAACCAAAACGCTGGCGTCACCGCCTTCCGCCTGAGCATACACACCGGCATTGGGATTATCTTGTTGCAGGTTGGCAGTAAAAGAAAGACGTTTACGTTGTAACTCGAAATTGAGCTGTACAGAGACGCTTTGGTCAGGCTGGATAGTATCTGCCGACATCTCTAAATACGGCAAGCCCTGTTCAGTGATACCGGTTAAATTTGATAAGGGTATAGTTGCGTCAATGACTATCAAGCGAAGGGGCCCAGCGATAGCGGTTTCACCTTGATTACTAATTTCTACTACAGATATGTATTGACGATTAACACGATCAAATGCTGGGAGGGTAGAAC
Above is a window of Aliiglaciecola sp. LCG003 DNA encoding:
- a CDS encoding peptidase domain-containing ABC transporter, coding for MENPISYLKIGKFNSTPVIFQSEVAECGLACLAMVASFHGHQIDLNTLRRDYPTSLKGVDLNSLMSVANNLNFSSRALKLPIEKLSQIQTPCILHWDLNHFVVLTKVTNSKVTIINPAIGKQVLSFEEVSNHFTGVALELTPNLRFEKKHEQLTMKLSDLWGKTRGMKRVFSQILILSLLLQVFTLFAPFYMQMVVDNVIVGNDKDLLNLLVIGFGLLAVVCAGTELLRSYIIMYLGNQLNMQISSNLFRHLLNLPADFLEKRHVGDVVSRFQSIKEIKKLLTTGAIEVIVDGLMVFGTLILMYIYSPLLASLILGIIIIYATIKMVLFPRLRAYTEEAIISSSKEQSHFLETIRAFQCVKSFVRESHSHRLWCNRYASAINAEMKVNRFRFTNDACRKLVFTLGTIIVIYYAAQLILESLFSVGMLFAFLAYQLQFTTKASDLLDKIVEYRMLGLHLSRVADIVMSPVEEVGIKCDSRVPIKGQIELSGLSFQYSEADPLLLDNLCYAFEAGKTTAIIGASGCGKTTLIKILLGLKNPTKGHVLIDGVDIQNFGLANYRQQVSSVMQDDQLLTGSLIENICFFSPNYDMRLIKECANIAQIHDDIMAMPMGYNSLVGNMGTILSGGQKQRILLARALYAKPKVLFLDEATSALDCKLESSVTKAIKRLNITRIIIAHRQETITAADRIVRLNTGQLVSTL
- a CDS encoding HlyD family efflux transporter periplasmic adaptor subunit, with amino-acid sequence MTMGKSLFRSEAVEYQKQTTWGDLVLYHPSSLSILTYLILFVVLLLIIVLCLGTYEQRTVVGGYLVPTEGLVKVYPQGEGIISEIHIADDDIVKAGDRLMTVSTVRSSEALSDIDSAVMGQLTQSQSHLEEKIYAEQRLAEIAKSRLSSIITGLQHEILQLETQYETANSQYQAAFKRASEIKSLINSGHVSGSQYQDQYENLLVHKLSMQEIEAMLIKQNNLLNDAKIQVSQLPFLLTSKLADLKQSISTIKQKYIDLDAKRSYTILAPTAGRVTALQKEIGRVLSPQKMLMAILPEKAIFEADLFVPTHSIGFIRSDQKVNLRYKAFPYQRFGIYSGKISKITNIILSPNEINGPMSIHEPVYRVTVKLDSQSVNAYGNQLKLQSGMLLDADIILDELSVVDWLLDPLFRVTGRS
- the uvrY gene encoding UvrY/SirA/GacA family response regulator transcription factor, which produces MIKILLVDDHELVRKGISRILQDISDFKVVGEVNSGEEAIKFCRNDPPNIVLMDMNMPGIGGLEATKQIIHYAQESKVIVLSVHTENPIPARVMQMGAYGYLTKGTDPHEMIIAIRKVAAGQRYIAPDIAQQIAIGQLNLEDCSPFEQLSKRELEITIMLTRGARVPDIANKLNISAKTVNTYRYRMFEKLNVGSDVELTHLALRHNLIDSNQL
- the tmpT gene encoding thiopurine S-methyltransferase — protein: MQPDFWHRRWEKNEIGFHLNEANPLLVKYYQQFGLDQHKRIFLPLCGKTNDIAWLLSHEYKVVGCELNESAIQQLFTNLGVTPEISSGKNHKHYHADDIDIYVCDFFELSAEIIGPVDGIYDRAALVALPEAMRVRYTKHLIEVTANAAQFLLCFVYDQDLAAGPPFSVNSDEVKRHYSQYYDIELVGVASVKGGLKGVCPADENVWVLHANR
- a CDS encoding endo-1,4-beta-xylanase — translated: MQKTNRLTWLYLNFLILLMPSFVLAKWVNVEQNVTVSSTLPAFDRVNRQYISVVEISNQGETAIAGPLRLIVIDATIPLSNLTGITEQGLPYLEMSADTIQPDQSVSVQLNFELQRKRLSFTANLQQDNPNAGVYAQAEGGDASVLVMLGGAFNVIEGDPSYVTISETDTNAPSDDSRVIELNVTFPQAGSYEMYARVRVGPNGANDDSFYAPDALGANNGWVSVNSISGFIVPGEVGYEPGVNVVGGGSSATEVWKWMRLSDPIYTVPDNELLQTFRFGGREDGLDIDKFAFAPQGVLFTIEELENGLPGQVIPPPPPFVPEGPPMADGQDKFVGGVCCGRQRPNFEAYFNQVTPENAGKWGSAEPVRDSFNWTELDEAYNLAKNNGYLYKHHVLIWGNQQPAWITDLPVQEQLEEILEWMNAINQRYAAIDFIEVVNEFDNDPPDSENNGPGYIDALRLYQPATTTELISYFEQQGLSNADAILKAAEYDWIINSFQMARRIFPASTRLMINEYSVINTATRTDKMIELVDLLQQRNLIDDVGFQGHAFSTTGPNQAMQDNLDRLAAQTGLDLYVTELDIDGATDLIQLLDYQRIFPLFWEHPAVKGITLWGYLPGHWRENQGAILAQENGAEKPALVWLRGYVRGLLPQIINPGLLEVEPGTAVGTSVATLSSIAYDGNPHAPNEQISWSILGGSGDSLFAIDQYSGQITVTGSLNPALHNLYIQVKAGQYTSTLLNLQILVPGDELEPIVIEYNFYNDVEGWRGDYGTPSTVGYDGANLAVILIPDWSVSSQNYIKEISATDLTNATLEYQFNVTQAQVDGGLTVQAYVQTGAPNYSRIYAAVETPVAGTNTIVFNPVDNDASDLQIIERIAFQLNGVPTEGELDNVLLERVRITIPVTVPPSNIVEYDFVSSAEGWRGDYGTDATVGHDPDNEAAVMLPNGVSNGHNYIKEISATDFTNSTVQYTLSVSQQLADSGMTVQGYIQTGAPNYTRIYGGLETLSSGANVFTFSAQDNANGDIAIIERVCLQINGEFSGVDAQEVLLDNVTISFP
- the pgsA gene encoding CDP-diacylglycerol--glycerol-3-phosphate 3-phosphatidyltransferase, with amino-acid sequence MWTIPNIITMLRVVLIPVFVVVYFLDWEWARQAGAFIFWLAAITDWFDGYLARKLEQTTEFGAFLDPVADKLIVAAALLMITHSYDTVWITIPAILLMSREIYVSALREWMGQKGKSDIVSVSFIGKAKTMAQMLALIGLLSELEYFMGFPIYWVSLGYILLYFAAFLSAWSMVTYTKAAWQNLSNGN
- the uvrC gene encoding excinuclease ABC subunit UvrC, coding for MDNTDPFDSENFLKNLTPKPGVYRMYNSNQDVIYVGKAKNLKKRVSSYFRKNLDSIKTRALVKQIANIEVTVVNSETEAFILENNFIKKYKPRYNVLLRDDKSYPFIFLSEHQHPRLALHRGTKKLKGDYFGPYPSAWAVRESLRTMQKLFPIRQCEDSYYRARSRPCLQFQLKRCAGPCVEGLVSDEEYNEQIRLAKLFLRGKNSQVIESLVSKMEHASEQLRFEAAGRYRDQISALSKVQEQQWVSGNQEEMDVFGFVYRNGIASIQGMFIRDNKLLGSKSFFPKVPAQAGTDEILQSFVLQFYLAGNKTIPKQIVLPSKLQEQEAIEQLLSQEAGRKIQFFSGAREEKKRYLHLANTNAENALEAKQNQQKSVFARYVELEKILDSEQPIQRMECFDISHTSGQQTVASCVVFNRDGPYKTDYRRYNIEGITPGDDYAAMAQALERRYKASSDESKIPDILFIDGGKGQLAQAENHFDNWKLNKKPLLIGVAKGTSRRPGLETLILGGNHDTIPMSADSPALHLIQHIRDEAHRFAIAGHRQRRQKEKRTSKLESVPGVGAKRRQSLLKYMGGMQGVLQASRDELAKVPGISQDMADTIYEHIHG